One part of the Thermoanaerobacterium sp. CMT5567-10 genome encodes these proteins:
- a CDS encoding helix-turn-helix domain-containing protein has product MLKDKALPFSIFCLSISIIMSAVIIANGMRSNGDYVGTGLFNMSQGLSNIVNNMYNNNDNVVYTRNTYDLSTASSYLGIEESKLLNLVNEKDSGIPYIKIGNDYIFSKGALDKWLETARVEIK; this is encoded by the coding sequence ATGTTAAAAGATAAGGCACTGCCATTTTCTATCTTTTGTTTATCAATATCTATTATTATGAGTGCTGTTATCATTGCAAATGGAATGAGAAGTAACGGAGATTATGTTGGTACTGGTTTGTTTAATATGTCACAAGGATTAAGTAATATCGTAAACAATATGTACAATAACAATGATAATGTTGTTTACACAAGAAATACTTATGATTTATCTACAGCATCTTCTTATTTAGGAATTGAGGAGAGTAAATTATTAAACCTTGTTAATGAAAAAGATTCAGGGATACCCTATATCAAAATAGGTAATGATTATATATTTAGCAAAGGTGCATTAGACAAATGGCTAGAAACAGCAAGAGTTGAAATAAAATAG
- a CDS encoding ATP-dependent endonuclease has translation MYISKLRIKNYKSFLDSGYIDFKENIFAFIGQNNTGKSAILDSIQAFFPTCKKGISGEDFHNGTKEDIVIELWFKNVDEPYLEANIYKDKIDKQNEKINEAYDLYNKENTDTNLKKYETQKEKLIEIKTKELNEAIEKYGIDNEELYIKMVAKKGSSINKKYYNKNDEELKEADLKKILPQIKVIPALRDPKNESTAGNNSYLKDLIQMLDDESKTDIILNDKPLTYSELNNVLSQETKKRCNDLAQTITSYYNDAIGSKDFKIVIDASVNISKGTQYTTTIIDTTTGISNDILNCGTGYQSMIILSILEAYVQISQSNTQYILLIEEPEVYLHPRLQRKMIDTLLKISENNQVIFSSHSPITVSKLASNNIRLVEKNNGETKVLSISPKKVIDELGIKPDDILYSKGIIFVEGKDDIEIISELIRKIDENMVDKINIIQAHSCENLKFYANTELLINTNFSVPVLILRDADIKKPDVLRDNLYEEIAFTLLNEPQYANFDEKDLEYKKEKLKESIHVLNEHSIEYYFIENNFLQEFASDNIELEYAIKCYECQYRKQLEEAINGNNQKNNFESCFQPKRFLEGFPDVKERDREKKEQSLKNRWFKLSESCNCTNDYKIDNYLKVRDEIIKNIKQFYIEGNNFYQYIIRSNDLNILKRGKLKEIIILLERFIEKMK, from the coding sequence ATGTACATTAGTAAGTTGCGTATTAAAAATTATAAATCTTTCTTAGATTCAGGATATATTGACTTTAAAGAAAATATTTTTGCATTTATAGGTCAAAATAATACAGGGAAATCAGCAATTTTAGACTCAATACAAGCATTTTTTCCAACCTGTAAAAAAGGAATTTCAGGTGAAGATTTTCATAATGGCACTAAAGAAGATATAGTAATAGAATTGTGGTTTAAAAATGTTGATGAACCCTATTTAGAGGCAAATATTTATAAGGATAAAATAGACAAACAAAATGAAAAGATAAATGAGGCGTATGATTTATACAATAAAGAAAATACAGATACTAACTTAAAAAAGTATGAGACGCAGAAAGAGAAATTAATAGAAATTAAAACTAAAGAGTTAAATGAAGCGATAGAAAAATATGGAATAGATAACGAAGAACTCTATATAAAAATGGTGGCTAAAAAGGGCAGTAGTATCAATAAGAAATATTACAATAAAAATGATGAAGAATTAAAAGAAGCAGATTTAAAGAAAATACTTCCTCAAATCAAAGTAATACCTGCTTTACGTGACCCTAAAAATGAAAGTACAGCAGGAAATAATTCATATTTAAAAGATTTAATACAGATGTTAGATGATGAATCCAAAACAGATATTATTTTAAATGATAAGCCTCTTACATATAGTGAATTAAATAATGTATTATCTCAAGAAACTAAAAAAAGATGCAATGACTTAGCACAAACTATTACTTCTTACTATAATGATGCAATTGGTAGCAAAGATTTTAAAATAGTTATAGATGCTTCAGTTAATATATCTAAAGGTACTCAATACACTACTACTATTATAGATACAACTACTGGAATATCAAATGACATACTTAATTGTGGGACAGGATATCAGAGTATGATAATACTATCAATACTTGAGGCATATGTACAAATTTCACAGTCTAATACACAGTATATTTTACTCATTGAAGAACCAGAAGTTTATTTACATCCTAGACTACAAAGAAAGATGATTGATACTTTATTAAAGATTTCAGAAAATAACCAAGTTATTTTTTCATCACACTCACCAATAACGGTAAGTAAATTAGCAAGTAATAATATAAGACTTGTAGAAAAAAATAATGGTGAGACTAAAGTACTAAGCATAAGTCCCAAAAAAGTAATAGATGAGTTAGGTATTAAACCTGACGATATTTTATATAGCAAGGGAATTATCTTTGTAGAGGGTAAAGATGATATAGAAATTATAAGTGAATTAATTAGGAAAATAGACGAAAACATGGTCGATAAGATAAATATTATACAGGCACACTCATGTGAAAATTTAAAGTTTTATGCTAATACTGAATTATTAATAAACACCAACTTTAGTGTTCCTGTACTAATTTTGCGGGATGCGGATATAAAGAAACCAGATGTTTTAAGGGATAATCTATATGAGGAAATTGCTTTTACGTTATTAAATGAACCTCAGTATGCAAATTTTGATGAAAAAGATTTAGAATATAAAAAAGAAAAACTAAAAGAAAGTATTCATGTTTTAAATGAACATTCAATTGAATATTACTTTATTGAAAATAATTTTTTACAAGAATTTGCATCTGATAACATAGAACTTGAATATGCAATAAAATGTTACGAATGTCAATATAGAAAACAATTGGAAGAAGCGATAAATGGTAATAATCAAAAGAATAATTTTGAAAGTTGTTTCCAACCTAAAAGATTTTTAGAAGGATTCCCTGATGTGAAGGAGAGGGATAGGGAAAAAAAGGAACAATCATTGAAGAATAGGTGGTTTAAACTATCAGAGTCATGTAATTGTACCAACGATTATAAGATTGATAATTATTTAAAGGTAAGAGATGAAATCATTAAAAATATAAAACAATTTTACATAGAAGGAAACAATTTTTATCAGTACATAATTAGAAGTAATGATTTAAATATATTAAAGCGAGGGAAATTAAAAGAGATTATAATACTGCTTGAAAGATTCATTGAAAAAATGAAGTAA
- a CDS encoding tyrosine-type recombinase/integrase, with product MERSLVMGTKEYYLDAFVDYLNKSDKSSGTISTYTANIKGFIKYYVESYGEEFILENVIMMDLRDYRNYLLNIKRQKASTINNKIAALKEYFFFLQSNSIIKDNPAENMKKIRTNKPTAPKNFSDTEFKKIKRYVYRSQKDLWIVIFELLSKTGVRVSELINIRLADITINERSGNLRVIGKNQKERNIPLHLDVRKAITSYLEIRNKSSINSEYLLN from the coding sequence ATGGAAAGGAGTTTAGTCATGGGTACTAAGGAATATTACTTGGATGCTTTTGTAGATTATTTAAATAAAAGCGATAAATCCTCTGGAACTATATCAACCTATACTGCTAATATCAAAGGCTTTATCAAATACTACGTTGAATCATATGGTGAGGAGTTTATCCTAGAAAATGTAATCATGATGGACTTAAGGGACTATCGAAATTATCTCCTGAATATCAAGCGTCAAAAAGCATCTACTATTAATAATAAGATTGCTGCACTAAAAGAGTATTTTTTCTTTCTTCAAAGCAATAGCATTATCAAAGACAACCCTGCTGAAAACATGAAGAAGATACGTACAAATAAACCTACCGCTCCAAAAAATTTTTCTGACACTGAATTTAAGAAAATTAAGCGATATGTATATAGAAGTCAGAAGGATTTATGGATAGTAATTTTTGAGTTGTTATCTAAAACTGGAGTCAGGGTAAGTGAACTTATAAATATCCGCCTTGCTGACATAACCATAAATGAACGTTCTGGAAATCTAAGAGTTATAGGTAAAAACCAGAAAGAAAGGAATATTCCCCTTCATTTAGATGTTAGAAAGGCTATTACTTCATATCTGGAAATTAGGAACAAGTCTTCTATAAACTCTGAATATCTCCTAAATTAG
- a CDS encoding tyrosine-type recombinase/integrase produces the protein MSERKQPFTRSGIFKMLKRWENDTNIKIHPHMFRHHFAIQILNTPNTDINTVQYLLGHESIESSAIYFKVRQEDLEKSINAIADY, from the coding sequence ATTAGTGAAAGAAAACAACCCTTTACCCGTTCTGGAATCTTTAAAATGCTAAAGCGTTGGGAAAACGACACGAATATTAAAATTCATCCCCATATGTTCAGACATCATTTTGCAATTCAAATTCTTAACACACCCAATACTGATATCAATACTGTACAGTATCTCTTAGGACATGAAAGTATAGAAAGTAGTGCTATTTATTTTAAAGTGAGACAAGAGGATTTGGAAAAAAGTATTAATGCTATAGCAGATTATTAA
- a CDS encoding HNH endonuclease: MFYNSKLEISKEVWSQILTDREVTTESDLNILKIVYESKNHEIRASEIASRLNIPHYGLINLQISRFSKRVIHKTGVQPPLRRDGKPRWWHVPFLGYEKEGKFPWIMRAELVIAFEEVFGQSNTELVYSGEITIDDIPSLSEGTVRQVFVNRYERNRKARNICIDYYGSKCAVCGFDFERTYGPIGKDKIHIHHLVPLSKIQKEYEVDPIRDLRPVCPNCHLIIHSKREPFTIEEVREMISMT; encoded by the coding sequence ATGTTCTATAATTCTAAATTAGAAATAAGTAAAGAAGTATGGTCTCAAATACTCACAGACAGAGAAGTTACTACGGAATCTGACTTGAATATTCTAAAAATTGTGTATGAGAGTAAAAACCATGAGATAAGAGCATCTGAGATAGCCTCAAGGTTAAACATTCCACATTATGGGCTAATCAACTTACAGATAAGCAGATTTAGCAAGCGTGTAATTCATAAAACAGGAGTCCAGCCACCTTTAAGAAGAGACGGAAAACCTAGATGGTGGCATGTTCCTTTTTTAGGATATGAAAAAGAAGGAAAATTTCCTTGGATTATGCGTGCTGAACTGGTAATTGCCTTTGAGGAAGTTTTTGGTCAAAGTAATACTGAATTAGTTTATTCTGGAGAAATTACTATTGATGATATCCCGTCTTTATCTGAAGGTACAGTAAGACAGGTTTTTGTTAACCGTTATGAAAGAAATAGGAAAGCAAGAAATATATGTATCGACTATTATGGTAGTAAGTGTGCCGTTTGTGGTTTTGATTTCGAGAGGACATATGGACCAATTGGTAAGGATAAAATTCATATACACCATCTTGTACCCTTATCCAAGATACAAAAGGAATACGAAGTAGACCCTATACGAGATTTAAGACCAGTATGTCCTAATTGTCATCTTATAATTCATAGTAAGAGAGAACCATTTACAATTGAAGAGGTAAGAGAAATGATTAGTATGACATAG
- a CDS encoding type II toxin-antitoxin system PemK/MazF family toxin: MPCPALPKNPQKSTHFEKGCIHWFDLTGNSDPSIASQKARPFIIISRYNPKSSRVIICPVSDMIHYLEKDTYGNIIQPPKLKYPYHAPLYKKDYPFLDKDSVVLLDQVYTVSKDELFEDWYMGQVVNTREIDEAIFYNYDLFASINEVIQDLLNSIENMHREKYSRK, from the coding sequence TTGCCCTGTCCAGCGCTGCCGAAAAATCCACAAAAGAGTACCCATTTTGAGAAGGGTTGCATTCACTGGTTTGATTTAACTGGTAATAGTGACCCTTCGATTGCTTCACAAAAGGCAAGACCATTTATAATTATTAGCAGATATAACCCTAAATCAAGCAGAGTTATTATTTGTCCAGTGTCAGACATGATACACTATTTAGAAAAAGATACATATGGCAATATAATACAACCGCCAAAATTAAAATATCCTTATCACGCACCATTGTATAAAAAGGATTACCCTTTCCTGGATAAAGATAGTGTAGTACTTCTTGACCAGGTATATACTGTATCAAAAGATGAACTGTTTGAAGACTGGTATATGGGACAAGTTGTAAACACAAGGGAGATAGATGAAGCAATTTTTTATAACTATGATTTGTTTGCGTCTATTAATGAGGTTATTCAAGATTTGCTGAATTCCATTGAAAATATGCATAGAGAAAAATACTCTAGAAAGTAA
- a CDS encoding LysE family transporter, with protein sequence MVLWGIFISAFLIGFSGALMPGPMLGVTIDGSLKKGWTAGPLAVLGHGILELILIIIMTFGLKDFFSNPTVAGFIGLFGGAFLAWMGYGMIKSSINKSVSLENQRAGNSAGMRNLVLAGALVSATNPYFILWWASTGMESIRQSYTLGLIGVLFFFIGHILSDFVWYSAISTAFSRGKKLISDTVYRWIILLLGIFIIAFSIYFIGSGWKMLQT encoded by the coding sequence ATGGTTTTGTGGGGAATTTTCATTAGTGCTTTTTTAATAGGCTTTTCAGGAGCATTGATGCCTGGGCCTATGCTGGGGGTCACAATTGACGGCAGTCTTAAAAAAGGGTGGACAGCAGGCCCGTTAGCAGTATTAGGACATGGAATCCTGGAACTTATATTAATTATCATCATGACGTTCGGACTTAAAGATTTCTTCTCTAATCCGACAGTTGCAGGATTTATCGGATTATTTGGCGGTGCTTTTCTTGCATGGATGGGCTATGGAATGATAAAATCTAGTATAAATAAGTCAGTTTCTCTGGAGAATCAAAGAGCAGGGAATAGTGCAGGCATGAGAAATCTTGTATTGGCAGGAGCACTTGTAAGCGCTACTAATCCTTACTTCATTCTCTGGTGGGCGTCAACGGGGATGGAATCAATACGCCAGTCTTATACTTTAGGGTTAATTGGTGTTTTGTTCTTTTTTATAGGACATATTTTATCGGACTTTGTATGGTATTCAGCAATTTCCACGGCATTTTCCAGAGGCAAGAAACTGATAAGTGATACTGTATATCGCTGGATTATTTTATTGTTGGGCATATTTATTATAGCATTTTCAATATATTTCATAGGCAGCGGCTGGAAAATGCTTCAAACCTGA
- a CDS encoding helix-turn-helix domain-containing protein — MDNDAKQKIAYFKFSLIAPLINENYTQETAKEYMEVITSKVYDVPSLGKRKFSPNTIKTWLYCYRKYGFEGLYPKSRCDKGASRVLTDDVKAYIKNLKLDNPRRSTKSIYQELLAKKFIELDKVSLSTVQRICAKLKFLHQH; from the coding sequence ATGGATAATGATGCTAAACAAAAAATTGCTTACTTTAAATTTTCTTTGATAGCACCGCTTATCAATGAAAATTACACTCAGGAAACTGCAAAAGAATATATGGAGGTTATTACTTCTAAAGTTTATGATGTGCCTTCATTAGGTAAAAGAAAATTCTCTCCTAATACAATTAAGACGTGGCTTTACTGTTACAGAAAATATGGATTTGAAGGTTTATACCCTAAAAGTAGATGCGACAAAGGTGCTTCAAGAGTTTTAACTGATGATGTTAAAGCTTATATTAAAAATCTAAAACTCGATAATCCAAGAAGATCAACTAAATCAATCTATCAGGAACTTTTAGCTAAAAAGTTTATCGAGCTTGACAAGGTATCTTTATCTACAGTTCAAAGAATCTGTGCAAAACTAAAATTTCTACATCAGCATTGA
- a CDS encoding pyridoxamine 5'-phosphate oxidase family protein, which translates to MNEVVNFLSENPVLYLATIGRDGKPKVRPFQFMLEKEGKLFFCTSNQKEVYKEIKLNPYVEFSTTNQNNVWIRISGRIKFSNDLEVKTTIIEHNPLVKSIYKTPDNPIFEIFYLDDAKAVIADFSGQPPKQYSL; encoded by the coding sequence ATGAACGAAGTTGTGAATTTTTTAAGCGAAAATCCTGTTCTATATCTTGCTACAATAGGAAGAGACGGTAAACCAAAGGTTCGTCCATTTCAATTTATGCTTGAAAAGGAGGGTAAGTTGTTTTTCTGTACGTCAAACCAAAAAGAAGTTTACAAGGAAATTAAACTGAATCCTTATGTTGAGTTTTCTACAACAAACCAAAATAATGTTTGGATTCGAATTTCTGGACGAATTAAATTTTCAAATGATTTGGAAGTGAAGACTACAATCATTGAGCACAATCCCCTTGTAAAATCAATTTATAAAACTCCTGACAACCCAATTTTTGAAATTTTTTATTTAGATGATGCGAAGGCAGTTATTGCTGATTTTTCGGGTCAACCTCCTAAACAATACAGCCTTTAA
- a CDS encoding helix-turn-helix domain-containing protein yields the protein MKKELPSCPVETTLSLIGNKWKILILRELLKGTKRFNELKKAIDSISQKVLTQQLRSMEEDGLVERKVYAEVPPKVEYSLTELGISLKPILDSMYLWGEQYKEKLYLYLTPEEKNSTTDKY from the coding sequence ATGAAAAAAGAATTGCCATCTTGTCCCGTTGAAACAACTCTTTCGCTTATAGGAAATAAATGGAAAATATTAATATTAAGAGAACTATTGAAAGGAACTAAACGATTTAATGAATTAAAAAAAGCAATAGATTCCATAAGCCAAAAAGTTCTTACTCAACAACTTCGTTCTATGGAAGAAGATGGCCTTGTGGAAAGAAAGGTATATGCTGAAGTTCCACCAAAGGTAGAATATTCCCTAACTGAATTAGGAATTAGTTTAAAACCTATACTCGATTCAATGTATTTATGGGGAGAACAATATAAAGAAAAATTATATTTGTATCTAACTCCAGAGGAAAAGAATTCTACTACAGACAAATATTAA
- the glmS gene encoding glutamine--fructose-6-phosphate transaminase (isomerizing) yields MCGIVGYIGDEQATPILIEGLKKLEYRGYDSAGIAVINDGNINIKKAKGRISELEEALKKDNLYGSIGIGHTRWATHGEPSDINSHPHLSQSGIIAVVHNGIIENYLPLKKRLIEEGYTFKSETDTEVVANLLEYYYKGDIVEAVMKVLDRIEGSYALGVLSKDHPDMIVAARKDAPLIVGLGDGENFIASDVPAILRHTRKVYFLDDKEIAIIKKDSVKIIDAFGKDVQKSVFEVKWDVESAEKGGYEHFMLKEIHEQPNAIKDTLRGRIVNDGEIVLDKVKITKDEIDKIEKIFIVACGTAYHAGVVGKYAIEKFARIPVEVDIASEFRYREPIINERTLTIVVSQSGETADTIAALKEAKKHNSRVIAITNVVGSSISREADDVIYTWAGPEIAVASTKAYTTQLVALYLIALDLALKKGTIEKEYAKQICDELKKLPEKAERILNYKDELQEFASNHFNTKDVFYLGRGLDYAVAMEGSLKLKEISYIHSEAYAAGELKHGTLALIENGTLVIALATQEHLFEKMLSNIREVTTRGGYVLAFAMEGNKQLEGVVGKVIYLPKTMEEVAPIITVIPLQLLAYYMAVEKGCDVDKPRNLAKSVTVE; encoded by the coding sequence ATGTGTGGAATTGTTGGATATATTGGTGATGAACAGGCGACACCAATATTGATTGAAGGACTTAAAAAGCTTGAGTACAGGGGGTACGATTCTGCCGGTATAGCTGTCATAAACGACGGCAATATAAATATAAAAAAGGCAAAAGGCAGAATAAGTGAACTGGAAGAAGCACTTAAAAAAGACAATCTTTATGGTTCCATAGGAATAGGTCATACTAGATGGGCAACACATGGGGAACCATCTGATATAAATTCGCATCCACATTTGTCACAGTCCGGGATAATTGCCGTTGTTCATAACGGTATAATAGAAAATTATCTGCCATTAAAGAAAAGGCTGATAGAAGAAGGCTACACATTTAAATCAGAGACGGATACAGAAGTTGTTGCAAATCTTCTTGAGTACTATTACAAGGGAGATATAGTAGAGGCCGTTATGAAAGTCCTCGATAGAATAGAAGGATCTTATGCGCTTGGTGTACTTTCAAAAGACCATCCAGATATGATAGTTGCTGCAAGAAAAGATGCTCCACTTATAGTTGGCCTTGGAGATGGTGAAAACTTTATTGCATCAGACGTACCAGCCATATTGAGACACACGAGAAAAGTGTACTTCCTTGATGATAAAGAAATTGCGATAATTAAGAAAGACAGTGTCAAGATAATAGATGCATTTGGCAAAGATGTGCAGAAATCTGTATTTGAGGTAAAATGGGACGTTGAGTCGGCAGAAAAGGGCGGATATGAGCATTTCATGCTGAAAGAAATTCACGAACAGCCTAATGCTATAAAAGACACATTAAGAGGTAGGATAGTAAATGATGGCGAAATTGTATTAGACAAGGTGAAAATAACAAAGGATGAGATTGACAAGATAGAGAAAATATTTATTGTTGCGTGTGGAACTGCATATCATGCAGGTGTTGTTGGGAAATATGCTATAGAGAAATTTGCAAGAATACCTGTTGAAGTAGATATAGCTTCAGAATTTAGATATAGAGAACCAATAATAAACGAAAGAACATTGACAATAGTAGTAAGTCAGTCAGGTGAAACAGCAGATACGATTGCGGCACTTAAAGAGGCTAAAAAACATAATTCCCGAGTAATAGCAATCACAAACGTTGTGGGAAGCTCTATATCGAGAGAAGCAGACGATGTAATTTATACTTGGGCAGGACCTGAAATTGCCGTTGCATCTACAAAGGCGTACACTACACAGTTAGTAGCCTTATACCTCATTGCATTAGATTTGGCATTGAAGAAGGGAACAATTGAAAAAGAATATGCAAAACAAATCTGCGATGAATTAAAGAAACTTCCTGAGAAGGCAGAACGCATATTAAATTACAAAGACGAGCTTCAAGAATTTGCATCAAATCATTTTAATACGAAAGACGTATTCTATTTGGGAAGAGGTCTTGACTACGCTGTCGCTATGGAAGGATCTTTAAAGCTTAAAGAAATATCATATATACATTCAGAAGCATACGCAGCAGGTGAATTAAAACATGGAACATTAGCATTGATTGAAAATGGCACATTAGTCATTGCATTGGCAACACAGGAACACCTTTTTGAGAAGATGCTTAGCAATATAAGAGAAGTAACAACAAGAGGCGGCTACGTACTTGCATTTGCAATGGAAGGAAATAAACAGTTAGAGGGTGTTGTTGGCAAAGTTATATATCTTCCTAAGACCATGGAGGAAGTAGCTCCAATAATCACAGTAATACCGCTGCAGCTTTTAGCATACTACATGGCAGTTGAAAAAGGATGCGATGTTGATAAACCTCGTAACCTTGCAAAAAGCGTAACCGTAGAATGA